One Pseudomonadota bacterium DNA segment encodes these proteins:
- a CDS encoding nucleoside deaminase — MERFPAVTLKLPDWIDEIARPGEIFVSLEERMRFVISLAARNIERGTGGPFGAAVFEVATGALIAPGVNIVVPQSCSVAHAEALALMVAQKMLGTFDLGAPGMPNMELITTAQPCIQCFGNVWWSGIKRVVTGASTQQTEAIAGFREGPVPLDWAELLRDRKPSIEVIEGVLADEACQVLQRYKESGGYIYNPDNA, encoded by the coding sequence ATGGAACGATTTCCCGCCGTCACTCTTAAGCTACCGGATTGGATAGATGAGATAGCGCGTCCGGGCGAGATCTTCGTATCGCTGGAAGAGCGGATGCGTTTTGTCATCTCACTGGCCGCTAGAAATATAGAGCGCGGCACCGGTGGGCCATTTGGAGCCGCTGTTTTTGAGGTTGCAACGGGTGCTCTGATAGCTCCCGGTGTTAATATAGTCGTCCCACAAAGCTGCTCCGTTGCGCATGCTGAGGCGTTGGCGCTTATGGTCGCCCAAAAAATGCTCGGTACCTTTGATCTAGGTGCCCCTGGTATGCCAAACATGGAGCTAATAACGACGGCGCAGCCCTGTATTCAGTGCTTCGGCAACGTGTGGTGGTCCGGTATCAAGAGAGTAGTAACCGGCGCATCTACGCAACAGACCGAGGCTATCGCCGGATTTCGTGAGGGGCCGGTGCCGCTAGATTGGGCTGAATTGCTTAGAGATCGTAAACCGAGCATTGAAGTTATTGAGGGTGTGCTTGCAGATGAAGCCTGTCAGGTTTTGCAACGCTATAAAGAGAGCGGCGGATATATATATAATCCGGATAATGCATAA